The following coding sequences lie in one Pirellulales bacterium genomic window:
- a CDS encoding HTTM domain-containing protein, with translation MNVWQRFTRWMAAPVDGGSLAAMRIFVGLVTALEAVSLLRPQGNTSIVELLYTSPRVNWHFSYPGLSWIQPLADPWMSLAILLMGVSGVAVAAGFLYRPATIVAFLLRSYVFLIDAANYNNHYYLECLLLLYLIFIPADRCWSVDARNKAATLPEGDAPSRWVPFWGVFLFRAQLFIVYFYGGLTKLNAPYLNAAEPMRSVANSPAVLAPYRPYLSAETFDWLRELLARPQTAYFLSYAGLAFDLTVGFLLVFRRTRFLGFMLTVVFHALNHFLFFDDIGWFPLLGVLSALIFFAPDWPTRLWNVVRKPKVPWPDWSWFFAGAIAIPGIGAALGWQPKPSGIQPAPAAPVSRWPVSTILVCWLVLQCVWPLRHLAIAGPVIWTEEGGLFSWRMKSSLKLSQFPTFYVDDPSLQTTGENGKPEIDWFSYSGEQIVYENLNPGNVDWSKLPEVIVEFVPLYGERILINPFAGGREVPMTTLEAGQRAKDLWNEKFRRVLPDESLYQTGSVPVQLGYLERRLRELKASPAMIERAQRARSLYAALLRTPPNSAERVATYNQFRETLRDLAADPQHGRQAGAVFSVIHPLALWGAPDPSTPFVRVADITLQRDLGDGVVRLNHDELRPLLLSPQTVYVPMGQLYTADWTALPLVHVRREPERGTLFVWNPYADLVNWQILNMLKNPLMIHQYAQHVADRWEQQFESRPGVRVLYLSSIPPEPWRLVIDPEVDLTTAERHYLSHNEWITMPDSPTANPTAAPAASAQPTAKPAAENP, from the coding sequence ATGAACGTCTGGCAGCGCTTTACGCGATGGATGGCCGCTCCCGTCGATGGCGGCTCGCTGGCCGCGATGCGAATTTTCGTCGGCCTTGTCACGGCGCTCGAAGCCGTCAGCCTGCTACGCCCCCAGGGCAATACCTCGATCGTCGAGCTGCTCTATACGAGTCCCCGCGTCAACTGGCACTTCAGCTATCCGGGACTGAGCTGGATCCAGCCGCTGGCCGATCCCTGGATGAGCCTGGCTATCCTGTTGATGGGAGTCTCGGGCGTGGCCGTGGCGGCGGGGTTTCTCTATCGCCCGGCCACGATCGTCGCCTTCCTGCTGCGGAGCTATGTCTTTCTGATCGATGCCGCCAACTACAACAATCACTACTATCTGGAGTGCTTGTTGCTGTTGTACTTGATCTTCATTCCGGCCGACCGGTGCTGGAGCGTCGATGCGCGCAATAAAGCTGCCACTCTTCCCGAGGGGGACGCACCCTCGCGCTGGGTGCCCTTCTGGGGCGTATTCCTGTTCCGCGCGCAGTTGTTCATCGTCTACTTCTACGGTGGGCTGACCAAACTCAACGCGCCCTATTTGAACGCCGCGGAACCGATGCGTTCGGTCGCCAACTCGCCCGCGGTGCTGGCGCCGTATCGTCCCTATCTCTCGGCGGAGACCTTCGACTGGTTGCGCGAGCTGCTGGCCCGACCGCAGACGGCCTACTTTCTCTCGTACGCGGGGTTGGCCTTCGATCTGACGGTGGGCTTCTTGCTGGTGTTCCGGCGCACGCGATTCTTGGGCTTTATGCTGACCGTGGTCTTCCACGCCCTCAATCATTTCCTATTCTTCGACGACATCGGCTGGTTCCCGTTGCTGGGCGTGCTGTCGGCGTTGATCTTCTTCGCGCCCGACTGGCCGACGCGGTTGTGGAACGTGGTGCGGAAGCCGAAGGTGCCCTGGCCCGACTGGAGCTGGTTCTTTGCCGGGGCGATCGCGATTCCGGGCATTGGCGCCGCGCTGGGCTGGCAGCCGAAGCCGTCGGGCATTCAACCGGCCCCCGCGGCGCCCGTGTCGCGCTGGCCCGTCTCGACGATCCTCGTTTGCTGGCTGGTCTTGCAGTGCGTCTGGCCCCTGCGTCACCTGGCGATTGCCGGTCCGGTGATCTGGACCGAGGAAGGGGGCCTGTTCAGTTGGCGCATGAAATCGTCGTTGAAGTTGTCGCAGTTTCCGACCTTCTATGTCGACGATCCTTCGTTGCAGACGACGGGGGAGAACGGCAAGCCCGAGATCGACTGGTTCTCGTACTCAGGCGAGCAGATCGTGTACGAGAATCTCAATCCCGGTAACGTCGATTGGTCGAAGCTGCCCGAGGTGATCGTCGAGTTCGTGCCGTTGTACGGCGAGCGCATTCTGATCAATCCCTTCGCGGGTGGACGCGAAGTGCCGATGACGACGCTGGAGGCAGGTCAGCGGGCAAAAGACCTTTGGAACGAGAAGTTCCGCCGCGTCTTGCCCGATGAGAGCTTGTATCAGACCGGCTCGGTTCCGGTGCAGCTTGGATATCTCGAGCGCCGCCTGCGCGAGTTGAAGGCATCGCCCGCGATGATCGAGCGTGCGCAGCGTGCCCGTTCGCTGTACGCGGCGCTATTACGTACGCCGCCCAATAGCGCGGAGCGGGTCGCGACCTATAACCAGTTTCGCGAGACATTGCGCGATCTGGCCGCCGATCCGCAACACGGCCGTCAAGCTGGGGCCGTGTTCTCCGTGATTCACCCTCTGGCACTCTGGGGCGCCCCCGATCCGAGCACACCCTTCGTGCGCGTCGCCGATATCACCTTGCAGCGCGACCTGGGAGATGGTGTCGTGCGGTTGAATCACGACGAGCTGCGACCGCTGCTGCTTTCGCCCCAGACGGTCTATGTGCCGATGGGACAGCTCTACACGGCCGATTGGACGGCGCTTCCGCTCGTACACGTGCGTCGCGAGCCCGAGCGAGGCACCCTGTTCGTCTGGAATCCGTACGCCGATCTCGTCAACTGGCAAATTCTAAACATGCTGAAGAATCCTTTGATGATTCATCAGTACGCACAGCACGTGGCCGATCGCTGGGAGCAGCAGTTCGAGTCGAGGCCGGGCGTGCGCGTGTTGTATCTGTCGTCGATTCCGCCCGAGCCCTGGCGGCTGGTGATCGATCCGGAAGTCGATCTCACGACGGCAGAGCGGCATTATCTGTCGCACAACGAGTGGATTACGATGCCCGATTCGCCGACCGCGAATCCAACGGCGGCGCCCGCTGCATCGGCGCAGCCCACAGCCAAGCCCGCAGCCGAGAATCCCTGA
- a CDS encoding aspartyl/asparaginyl beta-hydroxylase domain-containing protein: MANPVRLALRTFSRLYGAWVGCFSPTPAFFETNDFPWIATFETHWEEIRDELAPLLAGRGVPRLYDVLPGETTIADDKWKAFVFRIWDKDLEENCRRCPRTAELLQSVPGMTTAMFSIFEGHNHVPPHRGPFRGVLRYHLGLVIPEPRGSARIRVLDEVRAWEPGRSLLFDDTYEHEAWNDSGDPRVVLFLDIKRPLPGPVRWLNDLMMFLLSRLIIWPTTKLDRAGAPLG; the protein is encoded by the coding sequence ATGGCGAACCCCGTGCGACTGGCGCTCCGGACTTTTTCGCGCCTGTATGGCGCGTGGGTCGGCTGCTTCAGCCCGACGCCGGCCTTCTTCGAAACGAACGATTTTCCCTGGATCGCGACGTTCGAAACGCACTGGGAAGAGATTCGCGACGAGCTCGCGCCGTTGTTGGCGGGACGGGGTGTGCCCCGGCTGTACGATGTGCTACCGGGTGAGACGACCATCGCCGACGACAAGTGGAAGGCGTTCGTCTTTCGCATCTGGGACAAGGACCTCGAGGAAAATTGCCGGCGCTGTCCTCGCACGGCCGAACTATTGCAGTCCGTGCCAGGCATGACGACCGCCATGTTCTCGATCTTCGAGGGGCACAACCACGTGCCGCCGCATCGAGGACCCTTCCGCGGCGTGCTGCGCTATCACCTGGGGCTGGTGATTCCCGAGCCGCGTGGCTCGGCCCGGATCCGAGTGCTCGACGAGGTGCGGGCCTGGGAGCCTGGGCGCAGCCTGCTCTTCGACGACACCTACGAACACGAGGCCTGGAACGACAGCGGCGACCCGCGCGTGGTGTTGTTTCTCGACATCAAGCGGCCTCTGCCGGGGCCGGTGCGGTGGTTGAACGATCTGATGATGTTTTTGCTGAGCCGACTGATTATTTGGCCCACGACGAAACTGGATCGGGCCGGGGCCCCCCTGGGCTGA
- a CDS encoding peptidase, with protein sequence MRQWLIVRLLHVLPLASALSVTLVFGPTPPPHASASDVVMKDGRILSGSIAPISAVAEDPKAVMKKKEGGLRLILLIHDDLRRTFVAKRQVQEVREGAGAEAVERFHVRQAVPREGPMVNNVGQIVSIEPFDSFGRRTFKMYTDRGNVDVIQGITVITPLWTKVEGLTHIWDQRLATSSIPRETLSAILANNVNGSDIEQRLKVARLYLQSDRYQDAQRELEQIVADFPDRREELAPQLKSLLQLGARRLLLEIKLRRDAGQHRFAAQLVANFPSEGVAGETLGAAREMSEQFQTQEATRSTVLARIDEQLEAIKDSDVRERLRPWRDEIAAELGPVTLDRLSAYRQLMDDPQMEPGEKIALAASGWLAGSNSATESLGVALAMYDLRNLIRDYLAEEVKLDRDRILDRIRSQEGSTPEHVARLISQMKPPWQLPPANAETPGLHQLSVPAFDGGPDIQYLVQLPPEYDPYRRYPTIVTLHASGTDPALQIDWWAGGRMENGARLGQATRHGYIVIAPAWSKPSQRGYEYSAREHAAVLDTLRDACRRFAIDVDHVYLSGHAMGADAAWDLAIAHPDLWAGAIPISGTSDRYTNFYWENARYVPLYFVGGEMDGDKMIRNARDFDRMLDRGFNTTVVEYVGRGHEHFSDEILRLFDWMGRQKRDFFPREFTCQAMRPWDNFFWWVELADLPEKTLVDPDHWPPPRGTRPVQVDAKLTATGNVRVDSGARRVTVWLAPEMVQFDGSIELQGNRTKQGGQKFNVLPDLVVLLEDVRTRGDRQHPFWAKVELPSGVVNQMAGQ encoded by the coding sequence ATGCGCCAATGGTTGATTGTGCGGCTGCTGCACGTGCTGCCGCTCGCGAGCGCGCTTTCAGTCACGCTTGTTTTCGGTCCTACTCCCCCCCCTCACGCGTCCGCGAGCGACGTGGTGATGAAGGACGGTCGCATTCTGTCGGGCAGCATCGCGCCCATCTCGGCGGTGGCCGAGGATCCCAAGGCGGTGATGAAGAAGAAAGAAGGGGGGCTGCGGCTCATCCTGCTCATCCACGACGATCTCCGTCGCACGTTCGTCGCCAAACGCCAGGTGCAGGAGGTTCGCGAGGGGGCGGGGGCCGAGGCGGTCGAACGCTTCCATGTCCGGCAGGCGGTCCCACGCGAAGGACCGATGGTGAACAACGTGGGACAGATCGTCTCGATCGAGCCCTTCGATTCGTTCGGCCGCCGTACGTTCAAGATGTACACGGACCGGGGCAATGTCGACGTCATCCAGGGCATTACGGTCATCACGCCCCTGTGGACCAAGGTCGAGGGGCTGACGCACATCTGGGACCAGCGGCTGGCGACCAGTTCGATTCCCCGCGAAACGCTGTCGGCGATTCTGGCGAACAACGTCAATGGGTCGGACATCGAGCAACGGCTGAAAGTGGCCCGACTTTACCTGCAGAGCGACCGCTACCAGGACGCGCAGCGCGAGCTGGAGCAGATCGTGGCCGATTTTCCCGATCGTCGCGAAGAGCTCGCGCCGCAGCTCAAGTCGCTACTGCAGTTGGGCGCCCGCCGGCTCCTGCTCGAGATCAAGCTGCGCCGCGACGCGGGGCAGCATCGGTTTGCCGCGCAGCTCGTGGCGAACTTTCCCTCGGAGGGAGTCGCGGGCGAAACGTTGGGGGCGGCGCGCGAAATGAGCGAGCAGTTCCAGACGCAGGAGGCCACGCGCAGCACCGTCTTGGCGCGGATCGACGAGCAGCTCGAAGCGATCAAAGACTCGGACGTGCGCGAACGCCTGCGTCCCTGGCGCGACGAGATCGCGGCCGAATTGGGCCCCGTCACGCTCGATCGCTTGAGCGCCTACCGCCAATTGATGGACGATCCGCAGATGGAGCCGGGCGAAAAGATCGCCCTGGCGGCCAGTGGCTGGCTCGCCGGCAGCAACTCGGCCACCGAGAGCCTGGGCGTGGCCCTGGCCATGTACGACCTGCGCAACTTGATTCGCGACTATCTGGCCGAAGAAGTAAAGCTCGATCGCGACCGCATTCTCGATCGGATTCGTTCGCAGGAGGGTTCGACGCCGGAGCATGTGGCGCGGCTCATCTCGCAGATGAAGCCGCCGTGGCAGCTTCCGCCGGCCAATGCCGAAACGCCCGGCTTGCACCAGTTGAGCGTGCCCGCCTTCGATGGTGGGCCCGATATTCAGTACCTGGTGCAGTTGCCCCCGGAGTACGATCCCTATCGCCGCTATCCGACGATCGTCACGCTGCACGCCTCGGGAACCGATCCGGCGCTGCAGATCGATTGGTGGGCCGGCGGGCGGATGGAGAACGGCGCGCGCCTGGGGCAGGCCACCCGCCACGGATACATCGTCATCGCGCCGGCCTGGAGCAAACCTTCACAGCGCGGTTACGAATACTCGGCCCGCGAGCATGCCGCGGTGCTCGACACGTTGCGCGATGCGTGTCGCCGGTTTGCCATCGATGTCGACCACGTCTACCTGAGCGGACACGCGATGGGGGCCGACGCCGCGTGGGACCTCGCCATCGCACATCCCGATCTGTGGGCCGGCGCGATTCCCATCTCGGGCACCTCGGACCGCTATACGAACTTCTATTGGGAGAACGCGCGCTACGTGCCCCTCTATTTCGTCGGAGGCGAAATGGACGGCGACAAGATGATCCGCAACGCCCGCGACTTCGATCGCATGCTCGATCGGGGCTTTAACACCACGGTGGTGGAATATGTCGGCCGCGGGCACGAACATTTCTCGGACGAGATTCTGCGCCTCTTCGATTGGATGGGACGCCAGAAGCGCGACTTCTTCCCGCGCGAATTCACCTGCCAGGCAATGCGCCCCTGGGACAACTTCTTCTGGTGGGTCGAGTTGGCCGACCTGCCGGAAAAGACCCTGGTCGATCCCGACCATTGGCCGCCGCCGCGCGGGACCCGTCCCGTGCAGGTCGACGCGAAGCTCACGGCAACGGGGAACGTGCGCGTCGATTCGGGGGCCCGCCGCGTGACCGTGTGGCTCGCGCCCGAGATGGTGCAATTCGACGGAAGCATCGAGCTACAAGGGAACAGGACCAAGCAAGGCGGACAGAAGTTCAACGTGCTGCCCGACCTCGTCGTCCTGCTCGAGGACGTGCGGACGCGCGGCGATCGGCAGCATCCGTTCTGGGCCAAGGTCGAACTGCCCAGCGGCGTGGTGAATCAGATGGCGGGGCAGTGA
- a CDS encoding DUF1501 domain-containing protein, with the protein MLARCAGGFGALALAALAADPAYGAVASSETDEHVLPPHFAPRAKNVIFLYMDGGPSQVDTFDPKPRLAREHGKPIQMKVPLTQFNNVGTVLQSPWKFRPRGQSGIPVSDLFPAVAECVDDLAIVRSMVSEFSEHTSANYFLHTGSGLQGRPSFGSWVTYGLGSACRDLPGFVVLDSGLIPPGGRDCFSSGFLPASYQATMFQQGPVQVADLRSASSDAAAERDKLALVRGLDRHAAERFAHDERFESAIANFELALRMQTAVPELLDFADESAATLAAYGVDRPETQIYGARCLLARRLVERGVRFVEVLCPKVPGDRWDQHSNLVEGHQANAQATDRPVAALLRDLKSRGLLDETIVLWGGEFGRTPMAQGSDGRDHNPFGFTMWLAGGGIRGGMTYGATDEYGYYALENKVEMHDLHATILHLLGLDHQRLTFRFGGRDMRLTDVHGNVIDALLA; encoded by the coding sequence ATGCTCGCGCGCTGTGCGGGGGGATTCGGGGCGCTGGCACTTGCCGCGCTGGCGGCCGACCCGGCCTATGGCGCGGTGGCGTCGTCGGAGACGGACGAGCACGTGCTTCCGCCCCATTTTGCGCCGCGGGCGAAGAACGTCATCTTTCTCTACATGGATGGTGGACCGTCGCAGGTCGATACGTTCGATCCCAAGCCGCGCCTCGCACGTGAGCATGGCAAGCCGATCCAGATGAAGGTGCCCCTCACGCAATTCAACAACGTGGGCACGGTGCTGCAATCGCCCTGGAAGTTCCGCCCGCGGGGCCAGAGCGGCATTCCAGTGAGCGATCTCTTTCCGGCCGTGGCCGAGTGCGTCGACGATCTGGCGATCGTGCGTTCGATGGTCTCCGAGTTTTCGGAGCATACGTCGGCCAACTATTTCCTGCACACGGGGAGCGGTCTGCAGGGGCGCCCCAGCTTCGGTTCCTGGGTCACCTATGGCCTGGGGAGCGCATGCCGCGATCTGCCGGGCTTTGTCGTGCTCGACAGCGGCTTGATCCCGCCGGGGGGGCGCGATTGCTTCTCGAGCGGCTTCTTGCCGGCGAGCTATCAGGCCACGATGTTCCAGCAGGGGCCGGTGCAGGTGGCCGATCTGCGTTCCGCCAGCAGCGATGCCGCGGCCGAGCGCGATAAGCTGGCCCTGGTGCGCGGACTCGATCGCCACGCGGCCGAGCGCTTTGCCCACGACGAGCGTTTCGAGTCGGCGATTGCCAACTTCGAGCTGGCGCTGCGCATGCAGACGGCCGTGCCCGAGTTGCTCGATTTCGCCGACGAAAGCGCCGCGACGTTGGCAGCGTACGGTGTCGATCGTCCCGAGACGCAGATCTACGGAGCGCGTTGTTTGCTGGCGCGGCGGCTGGTGGAGCGCGGCGTGCGGTTCGTCGAAGTGTTGTGTCCCAAGGTGCCGGGCGATCGCTGGGATCAGCATTCGAACCTGGTCGAAGGGCACCAGGCGAACGCGCAGGCCACCGACCGCCCGGTGGCGGCGTTGTTGCGCGATCTGAAGTCGCGGGGACTGCTCGACGAAACGATCGTGCTGTGGGGAGGGGAATTCGGCCGCACGCCCATGGCGCAGGGAAGCGATGGCCGCGACCACAATCCCTTCGGCTTTACGATGTGGCTGGCTGGCGGCGGCATCCGCGGCGGCATGACCTACGGCGCGACCGACGAATATGGCTACTACGCCCTCGAGAACAAGGTCGAGATGCACGACCTGCACGCCACGATCCTGCACCTCTTGGGGCTCGACCACCAGCGGCTGACGTTCCGCTTTGGCGGGCGCGACATGCGTCTGACCGACGTGCATGGCAACGTGATCGACGCCCTGCTGGCGTGA
- a CDS encoding sigma-70 family RNA polymerase sigma factor, whose amino-acid sequence MFATTTDTNELNELTTTGSLVRAAQAGDRDAFGALVERYQSSAYAIALRRLRNHAEAEELVQEVFVQALRKIDQLREGECFGSWLRAITVRMAINRAVRSAPVYATEPETFVSACVNHETPLASALTEERRQRVQAGLGRLRRLDRETLEAFYVRGRSLAEMSDEFRSPVGTIKRRLHVARKRLAKELEDLAEPVGA is encoded by the coding sequence ATGTTTGCTACTACGACCGATACCAACGAGTTGAACGAACTGACCACCACCGGATCGCTGGTCCGCGCCGCGCAGGCGGGAGACCGGGACGCCTTCGGTGCGCTGGTCGAGCGATACCAGTCGAGCGCCTACGCCATCGCGCTGCGTCGTCTGCGGAACCACGCCGAGGCCGAAGAGCTCGTCCAGGAGGTCTTCGTCCAGGCGCTGCGGAAGATCGACCAGTTGCGCGAAGGCGAGTGCTTCGGAAGCTGGCTCCGCGCGATCACGGTCCGCATGGCGATCAACCGCGCCGTGCGGTCGGCGCCGGTCTACGCGACCGAGCCGGAGACCTTCGTCTCGGCCTGCGTCAACCACGAAACGCCGCTCGCCAGCGCCCTCACCGAAGAGCGCCGGCAGCGCGTGCAGGCCGGTTTGGGTCGGCTACGCCGGCTCGACCGCGAGACCCTCGAGGCGTTCTACGTCCGGGGTCGCTCGCTGGCCGAGATGAGCGACGAGTTCCGCTCGCCGGTCGGAACGATCAAGCGGCGTCTGCACGTCGCGCGGAAGCGCCTGGCCAAGGAGCTCGAAGACCTGGCCGAGCCAGTCGGAGCCTAA
- a CDS encoding creatininase family protein, whose protein sequence is MTGPALEEYRYEKLTWPDVNEAVAAGKIALVPVGAVEQHGPHLPLDVDMLLSTSVALETGKRNRTKAVVLPSVSYGYTGHVMDFPGTINIHYTHFIEHVLDICKSLAYHGFKKILLLNGHGSNMPNLDLVARRCNLETDAECAFTAWWLMLTVDPEFLPRWRESHFPGGCAHACELETSMYLHIAPEDVRKDKIRSDDISYNTWKSRYRYTDLFGAGPVSVTSWTASYSDTGVLGDAELATAEKGRQAFEEAVTRLGEFIDEWYGRPAPPRKETHTVEPTMPMPWGQASSLERRR, encoded by the coding sequence ATGACCGGTCCTGCCCTGGAAGAATACCGCTACGAGAAGCTCACCTGGCCCGACGTGAACGAGGCAGTCGCCGCCGGCAAGATCGCCCTCGTGCCGGTGGGAGCGGTCGAGCAACACGGCCCCCACCTGCCGCTCGATGTCGACATGCTGCTGTCGACGAGCGTCGCGCTCGAGACCGGAAAGCGGAATCGCACGAAGGCGGTGGTGCTGCCGAGCGTATCGTACGGCTACACCGGCCACGTGATGGATTTTCCCGGCACGATCAACATCCACTACACGCACTTCATCGAGCACGTGCTCGATATCTGCAAGAGCCTGGCCTACCACGGCTTCAAGAAGATTCTGCTCTTGAACGGCCACGGCTCGAACATGCCGAATCTCGACCTGGTCGCGCGGCGGTGCAATCTCGAGACGGACGCCGAGTGCGCGTTCACGGCCTGGTGGCTGATGTTGACCGTCGACCCGGAGTTCTTGCCGCGCTGGCGCGAGAGTCATTTTCCCGGCGGGTGCGCGCATGCCTGCGAGCTGGAGACGAGCATGTACCTGCACATCGCGCCCGAGGACGTGCGCAAGGACAAGATTCGCTCGGACGATATCTCGTACAACACGTGGAAATCGCGCTATCGTTACACCGACCTGTTCGGCGCCGGCCCGGTCTCGGTGACCTCGTGGACGGCCAGTTATTCGGACACGGGCGTGCTGGGGGATGCCGAATTGGCCACCGCCGAGAAGGGGCGGCAGGCGTTCGAAGAGGCCGTCACGCGGTTGGGGGAGTTCATCGACGAATGGTACGGCCGTCCGGCTCCCCCGCGCAAGGAAACGCACACCGTGGAGCCGACGATGCCGATGCCGTGGGGACAGGCTAGCTCGCTGGAACGTCGCCGCTAA